Proteins encoded by one window of Lycium barbarum isolate Lr01 chromosome 11, ASM1917538v2, whole genome shotgun sequence:
- the LOC132618654 gene encoding cyclin-A3-1-like, whose product MLIDVMRKLSLHMLRIFITLQPIHIQRMMEASVLQSLKFEMGNLTTKTFLRRFTMVAQEDYNNPDLQLEFLCYYLAELSLPDHHCEILAFFGSCCCEISVKVHFTAKVLESGPSTRSGYRAADLKDCVLIIHDFQLNRRGSTLAAVRNKYKQHKFKCMSTLSSPLEILDCFFEDTC is encoded by the exons ATGCTCATTGATGT TATGAGGAAATTAAGCCTCCACATGTTAAGGATTTTCATTACATTACAACCAATACATATACAAAGAATGATGGAGGCTAGCGTGCTACAATCCCTCAAATTTGAAATGGGTAATCTCACAACCAAAACATTTCTTAGAAGATTTACTATGGTTGCTCAAGAAGATTACAAC AACCCTGATTTGCAGTTAGAGTTTCTGTGCTACTACCTAGCAGAGTTAAGTTTACCGGATCACCACTGTGAAATTCTTGCCTTCTTTGGTAGCTGCTGCTGTGAGATTTCTGTCAAGGTTCACTTTACAGCCAAAGTCTTGG AGTCTGGCCCTTCAACTCGCTCAGGATATAGAGCAGCAGATCTTAAGGATTGTGTTCTTATCATACATGACTTTCAATTAAATAGAAGAGGAAGCACTTTGGCTGCTGTGAGGAACAAATACAAGCAGCATAAG TTCAAATGTATGTCAACATTGTCTTCTCCTCTGGAAATACTGGATTGCTTCTTTGAAGATACATGCTAA